One stretch of Psilocybe cubensis strain MGC-MH-2018 chromosome 6, whole genome shotgun sequence DNA includes these proteins:
- a CDS encoding DNA/RNA-binding protein KIN17: MPRAEERQKPLIFISVTNLMVVGTPKYVANKMKSKGLQRLRWYCQVCEKQCRDENGFKCHAASESHLRQMLVVGEHAGSHIAGFSQQFQSEFVALLSRRFGTKRVRANQVYQEYISDKNHLHMNSTRWVTLTEFVKHLGRTGVARVDETEKGWFIAWIDNSPQALAKAEASQKKDRATISDEQRERLLIAEQIERAAAESTSEPTPSTSAVEEGLQRDDKSEKVVLTLSAKSAASSAPIGIKMNALKPAVNPLKANPLKRPNVFKAAAAASSDGGDKAVNEKKRSAPMTAAERLIIEEQERKRRRMDRDNMA, translated from the exons ATGCCGCGCGCTGAAG AAAGGCAAAAGCCGCTCATCTTTATCTCGGTAACTAACCTCATGGTAGTGGGAACCCCAAAGTATGTTGCGAACAAGATGAAGTCAAAGGGTTTGCAACGCCTTCGATGGTATTGCCAAGTCTGCGAGAAGCAGTGCAGAGACGAGAACGGCTTCAAATGTCACGCAGCGTCAGAGTCGCATCTGCGACAGATGCTGGTCGTTGGTGAACACGCAGGTAGCCACATCGCTGGATTTTCCCAACAATTTCAATCTGAGTTCGTTGCATTGCTCTCCAGAAG ATTTGGCACAAAACGTGTTCGAGCCAATCAGGTGTACCAGGAATACATCTCGGACAAGAACCATCTCCACATGAACTCCACACGATGGGTAACCTTAACCGAATTCGTGAAGCATCTCGGTAGAACGGGTGTCGCTAGAGTGGACGAAACTGAGAAAGGTTGGTTCATCGCGTGGATCGACAATAGTCCTCAGGCCCTTGCCAAAGCG GAGGCTTCCCAGAAGAAAGATCGTGCAACCATATCCGATGAGCAGAGAGAGCGACTCCTCATCGCCGAACAAATAGAACGAGCTGCAGCAGAAAGTACCTCCGAACCAACGCCTTCCACTTCAGCTGTTGAGGAAGGTCTACAACGGGACGATAAGTCTGAAAAGGTCGTCTTAACATTATCAGCCAAATCGGCCGCATCAAGTGCACCGATTGGCATCAAGATGAACGCCCTGAAGCCTGCAGTCAATCCACTAAAAGCAAATCCGTTAAAACGGCCAAACGTATTCAAGGCTGCAGCGGCTGCTTCTTCCGATGGCGGAGACAAGGCGGTTAACGAAAAGAAGAGATCGGCTCCGATGACTGCAGCTGAGAGACTTATAATTGAGGAACAGGAGcggaagaggagaaggatgGACCGGGACAACATGGCCTGA
- a CDS encoding Transport and Golgi organization protein 2-like protein (Transport and Golgi organization protein 2 homolog), with protein MSRILFTNRDEFLDRPTQDAHFHSFGDESNPDSSAQILSGRDVQAGGSWFGINRSGRVALLTNITEPAKTYNTSRGYLVSSFLLSDSSHPLQDEIGKIIPEDALFAGFNLLLLAPTLNENGTIRYDSLFVTNHGGGGTLTSRPLHPNELSSGAMSNGIDGEGAELWPKVRHATEDFNATLHTLAPGQSESELTEHLFELLAWVLLFSKSLSEILSEKFLTY; from the exons ATGTCTAGGATTCTCTTCACAAACCGCGACGAGTTTCTTGACAGGCCTACTCAAGATGCccattttcattcattcgGGGACGAGTCCAATCCAGACAGCTCGGCGCAAATCCTATCAGGTCGCGATGTTCAGGCTGGTGGATCATGGTTTGGAATCAATCGGTCCGGCAGAGTTGCCTTGTT GACTAATATTACTGAACCCGCGAAGACTTACAATACGTCTAGGGGCTACTTGGTTTCCTCCTTCCTACTGTCTGATTCGTCTCATCCGTTACAAGATGAAATTGGGAAGATAATACCGGAGGATGCTCTATTCGCCGGGTTTAATCTTCTCCTCTTGGCACCTACTTTGAACGAGAATGGTACTATTCGATACGATTCCCTCTTCGTTACGAACCATGGCGGAGGCGGAACTCTTACGTCCCGGCCCCTTCATCCCAACGAACTTTCGTCTGGAGCTATGTCGAATGGGATAGATGGAGAAGGCGCAGAGCTCTGGCCCAAAGTGCGACATGCCACCGAAGATTTTAATGCTACCCTCCATACTCTAGCTCCAGGCCAATCAGAGTCCGAACTCACAGAACATCTTTTTGAGTTACTTGCGTGGGTACTTCTCTTTTCCAAATCTCTTTCCGAGATCTTGTCTGAGAAATTTCTGACATACTGA
- a CDS encoding Phosphatidylserine synthase 2, with product MASASENPDLSPTSPGEEDSDALLSNVAEIEPEPVPGLNGVPADRTEPYTRITPFQEKHDTSVEFFYKPITLSALACGLVVLAYVATTQDVLEEGRDKRRVGVYAAIASFLLFAMIQFRDGPFIRPHPAFWRIILAVNLLYELGLVFLLFQDLKTARQMMTYIDSNLGVPLPEKSYAEDCTLTVKNLWNAFDIFCIAHTLGMKVCQFFEVKPYEWRGFRQTRGIRSKAKRVLSQFSPHDFTAFKWGTATDFLHFSTVVLLLAVFLAAELNPFYLKSLLWMEPDHPIIILRLTFVFLCALPAVRELYQYINDPRRAVRMGQHVWLLLATIVTEFLVIAKWGKGQFPEPLPSKVKWGWAIGASVLVLYPIFQLIDVRIQFGVPSARRYLRRHQKKGKAKSS from the exons ATGGCGTCAGCATCTGAAAACCCCGACTTGTCTCCCACTTCTCCAGGAGAAGAGGACTCTGACGCCTTGTTGTCAAACGTTGCGGAGATTGAGCCAGAGCCTGTCCCGGGCCTTAATGGAGTGCCT GCCGACCGCACAGAGCCTTACACACGAATAACGCCATTTCAAGAAAAGCACGACACAAGTGTCGA ATTCTTTTACAAACCTATCACACTCTCGGCGCTTGCGTGCGGTTTAGTTGTCCTCGCTTATGTGGCCACTACTCAGGATGTCTTGGAAGAAGGAAGGGACAAGAGACGCGT TGGCGTATATGCTGCTATAGCATCGTTTCTACTATTCGCAATGATCCAATTTCGAGATGGACCATTCATTCGACCTCATCCTGCCTTCTGGCGTATAATTCTTGCAGTTAATTTGTTGTACGAACTAGGTCTGGTCTTCTTGTTATTTCAAGATCTCAAAACTGCGCGGCAAATGATGACTTATATCGATTCTAACCTCGGAGTTCCCCTGCCGGAGAAGAGCTACGCTGAGGATTGTACTTTGACTGTTAAGAATCTATGG AATGCTTTTGACATCTTCTGCATCGCTCATACTCTAG GAATGAAAGTCTGTCAATTCTTTGAAGTTAAG CCTTACGAATGGCGCGGATTCCGACAAACGCGAGGGATCCGGTCGAAGGCAAAAAGAGTGCTTAGCCAGTTCTCTCCTCACGACTTCACTGCTTTCAAGTGGGGGACGGCCACGGACTTCTTGCACTTTTCAACGGTCGTTTTACTACTGGCAGTATTTCTAGCCGCTGAACTCAATCCATTCTACTTAAAG AGCTTGTTATGGATGGAACCCGACCATCCTATCATCATATTACGCCTTACCTTTGTGTTTCTTTGCGCCCTTCCTGCTGTTCGAGAACTTTATCAGTATATTAACGATCCGCG ACGAGCGGTGCGTATGGGTCAGCATGTCTGGCTTCTTCTAGCCACCATCGTCACTGAGTTCTTGGTGATTGCGAAATGGGGTAAAGGGCAGTTTCCCGAGCCTCTACCGTCCAAGGTTAAGTGGGGCTGGGCAATCGGAGCTTCGGTTCTCGTTCTCTATCCCATTTTCCAG CTGATTGACGTTCGCATACAGTTTGGAGTCCCTAGCGCGAGAAGGTATCTCCGTAGGCAtcagaagaaaggaaaggcaaAGTCGTCATGA